The Fibrobacter sp. UWR4 genome includes the window AGAACCGCAGAAGGTGGACGTACCTGACCCGTACCGTCGCCCGGAAAGCGCCTTTGTCCTGGCATGGAACTTTATTTCGAAGCTGACTCCCTACTGGGTTGAAAAGATTAAACAAAGTGAACAAAAAGCGTAATCCATAAAAGGTGAATATGAAACGTTTGAGTGTTTTTATTTGTGGTGCTGTAGCCCTTCTCGTGAATGGTTGCGCATTAGCCCCTCAGATGCGTATGAATGTGCCCGATGACTCCTCGGAATATAACGGACTGACCGTTCGTATTCATTCCATTGACAAGGGTGAATTTGGTGCTACTGCTGCAAGTGCAGAAAACCAGACAGAAGACTTTGGCGATCTGAAGGAACTGATCGTGGATTCCCTTCCCTCCCTGGAATACCGTATCGGTCCTCTGGACATGGTTCAGGTGGTTGTCTGGGAACATCCGGAACTGACTTCCCCTATGGGGCAGTACCAGCCGGCTGGTCAGAAGGTGACTACCGATGGTACTCTGTTCTATCCTTATGCTGGTGAAATCCAGGTGGCAGGCCTTACCGCCCAGGAACTTCGCAAGGAAATTACCACTCGACTTTCCAACAAGATCCTCAATGATCCGCAGGTGGACGTTCGCGTGACTGGCTACAACAGTCTTCGCGCTACGGTGACCGGCGCCGTTAATAAGCCGGGCTCCATTTCTTTCACTGAAGCCGCCATGACCTTGCCTCTGGCAGTGGCTGCTGCAGGTGGTTTCTCCGAACTTGCCGATCCGTCCGGCATCCAGCTCCGCCGTGGCAATAAGGTATACAACATCAACTACATGGATGCCTTCAGTAACAATCTTCCCCTGGACCGCATTGTCCTTCAGCCGGATGACCAGCTGTTCATTCCGGCCCTTTCTGAAACCCAGAAGGATGACAAGGTTTTTGTTCTTGGCGAAGTGGGACGCGTCGGTGTCGTGAATCTGAACCATGGTTCCCTCTCTCTAGTTGAAGCTCTGGCTTCTGCTGGAGGCCTCCAGGCTCTGTATGCAGCCTCCAGCGCCATTTATGTTCTCCGTAACTCCGGCGAAAAGCAGGTGGATATCTATCACCTGGATGCAAAGAACGCTATGGCACTTGCTATGGCGAATCGTTTTGACTTAAACGCTCATGACATTGTATATGTAGATGCTTCTGGCCTTGCTACCTGGAACCGTCTCCTGACTTTGATCAAGCCTAATGTTGACCTTCTCAACAATGCATCTTCCTTTGTTAATAACATTAACCAGGTTAATGCTCGCGGTTGGTAATACATGATTAACTTAATTCTCTGTGGTGGTAACGGTACTCGCCTTTGGCCTGTGAGCCGTTCCCTGATGCCCAAGCAGTTCGCTCCGCTTTTTGACGGACAGTCCCTGTTCCGCAAGACTGTGGTGACCAATTCCGCGGTTTGTGATTGCCAGTTTATCGTTTCCAACGCTGACCAGTTCTTCCTGGCAAAGGACCAGCTGGAAGCCGAAGGCAAGAAGGGCAGCAAGTTCCTCCTGGAACCGGTGGGCCGCAATACTGCTCCCGCAATCGCTCTCGCATGCTT containing:
- a CDS encoding sugar phosphate nucleotidyltransferase encodes the protein MINLILCGGNGTRLWPVSRSLMPKQFAPLFDGQSLFRKTVVTNSAVCDCQFIVSNADQFFLAKDQLEAEGKKGSKFLLEPVGRNTAPAIALAC
- a CDS encoding polysaccharide biosynthesis/export family protein, encoding MKRLSVFICGAVALLVNGCALAPQMRMNVPDDSSEYNGLTVRIHSIDKGEFGATAASAENQTEDFGDLKELIVDSLPSLEYRIGPLDMVQVVVWEHPELTSPMGQYQPAGQKVTTDGTLFYPYAGEIQVAGLTAQELRKEITTRLSNKILNDPQVDVRVTGYNSLRATVTGAVNKPGSISFTEAAMTLPLAVAAAGGFSELADPSGIQLRRGNKVYNINYMDAFSNNLPLDRIVLQPDDQLFIPALSETQKDDKVFVLGEVGRVGVVNLNHGSLSLVEALASAGGLQALYAASSAIYVLRNSGEKQVDIYHLDAKNAMALAMANRFDLNAHDIVYVDASGLATWNRLLTLIKPNVDLLNNASSFVNNINQVNARGW